The genomic DNA TGAAATTCTGATTTCTAGCAAAAACAACttacaaaaatcaaaaccctTCTAGACCCTAGCAGAGGGACTCATATGGAGATGATTGACCCAAAATAAATCGCTTAAAACATCTGAGAACGATCGCTCCCTTAAACCCTAGGTCAAGTACGTTGAGTAGGTTTCCCTTGCACCAAGAGATTGAACCGAAGCCACCCCAAGGTGAAGCTCATAGAAAGAATGATTCCCCACGCCGGTAGAAACTTCTTGGGCCTTGGAATAGATTTGTAAGGAAGGATTTGGAGTTTAGGgctaaggagagagggagagctcgtgGGGGagtgaggaagagagaaaagctGATGTTTTACAGTTTGAAAACAGTAAAAAGACCCTAACACGTGATATAGGATTTCAAGTCCGGACTATCTGGAAGAAGATCCGGGGTATCCGGGTAAACCCGGAATTTCCGGATTCAAACCCAGAGTATCCGGGTTCCTCTGACTCCAGAATTTGAAATTGAGTTTTGAGTCGATTTGTGACCCGACTTGTAACCGAGAGAATTGGATCACTAGTTAGCTAGTTAAACCTAAGTTTAACACTCGGGTGTCACCGCAGCCATACAGGTGTCTCGATACGCTATTATTTCATTTTCAGAGCAGGGAATCCCCTGGTAGTCCACGTGATAATCCCCCCCGGTCGGCCGGGAGATCACAGGTCCGTCTCGCCGGCACCGGTAGCAGTAGGAGACTCCCGGCTCGCCGCAGCCGCCATGACTCACCGCGAGATCTTTTCTCCGCGGGTTTCCGTGCAGGCTGACCAGCTGTGCGCTTCATAATTGAGAGGGCTAGACTGCGTTCGCATCCGCTCGAAACCTTGCCCTTTAAATAGACACAGGCCATCTCATTCCCAGCTCTGTAGGCCTCTCCCgctctcttctcttcttctgtCTGACTTCTTCCTCCCTCCGGGAGTCAGTCCAGCTCACCAGGAAGGAGAAGTTCCATAGCCTTCTTGGCTCATCTGCCCGCGTCCACGCTCGAACAGTTGAGTCGTTCTTCCTCTCCCAATCCCCCCATTGTTCCATTGATCTCCCTCCCGGCGTTGTAGAAACCGGATGTACCCGCGCTGGGCAGCAAGAAGCAGCAAGCGCGTGACGTTTCTCCCCCGGCGTCAGAGGATTAGGTGGCTCCTCGTTTTCCCCCTGGATTCCGCGGCTCGATTCACGATCTTGGAAAcagcttcttttttttcaatgtACTTTTATCATTTCAATACGGTGGCAGAGGCATCCGGTGGCGATGCTGATGCAGTGCTCGATCGCCTAGCAGCACTAGCGCGACCAGCAGCTAGCGTTTTTTTTCTTTAGTTTTTTGTTTCGATCCGACGGCACAACTTGCCGCTGATCCACCAGAAAAACAACGCCTTTTCGGGGGCGAAAAGTATGCCAATTTGGCCGTACATTTCGCCAAGTTGCACTCCTGTTCCGATGTTGATTACTGGTCCCCCCGTTTCTTCCCCTCCCCTGCCAACGTTTTTGAGAGGATAAGACCTGCTTCGTTTCGCTCAATTGTGTTCGTCGTGGTTTGCGTTGTGCGCGCGTGCAGAGGCGGCCGGGGAGCGGGgctagtggtggtggtggtggccctTGCTGGGTGGAGGTGGAGGCTTCGATTCGGGCGGTGGATTGTGGCCTGACGAATCCCGGAAAGGCCGCCGGAAAGGGAGAACAAAGGTGAGAGGGCTTTTACTGGTTTCTTTCCGGTTCTTGTTCGACGGAGTTCTCTCTGATTGGTTTGTGTTCGCGTACAAGTTACAATCTTGCGCGGTATCCTTTTTGCTCGAGCATTTCTTCCAAAGATAAATCCTCTCACTGCTGAAGTTCCCACGGTCCTCGTTTCTGTTTCTGCCGTGGATTCTTCGTGCCGTAAATTTCTTTCGACTTCTTGAATTCGCGATGTGGTTTGTTGGTCAGTCTCTGATGGCGTGTTTGTTGCAGGTAAGCTAAGCAGGCAGCCGTAAAGCCATGGGGTGCGGGGCGTCGAGCCAGAAGGACGCCGTCGGCGGGCCCCGGAGACGGCCGGGGAGCGTCGGCGACGTGGTCGTGTTCCTCCCGGGCCTCCGGGTGCCGAGGAGCGTCGACCTCGCCCAGGCGCTCGGCGGGCGCCTGGACAGGAGCATCGTGGAGCGGCTGTCGGTTCTGAGAGCTCGCGTCGTCGAGATGGCAATGCAAGAGTCAGCGGCGGCGCTGAAGCCGAGGcggaagatggcggcggcacggcacggtGTGTAGAGAGGGGGTGGTGGTACAGCGCCTGAATTGGTAGCTAAATTTGTCTGCAAGACGAGAGGACTTCCAGAGAGCTGACCTCGATTGCCGGTTTGCTTCTGTGCAGGGTCTAGTACAGCCAGTCTCCTGCAGGCCCTCGAAGACTACTTGCCAATTCTGCTAGGATTGGTAAAAGAAGGTGAGGAGCTGCTTCAGTAATCTGGTGGTCtgttcttgttttggttcacagTTTTGCTGTTCTGAATTCTGATTCATCCAGCGTGTAAAATGTGCAGGTAGTACGTTGAGGCATACAGTGCAATTCACCTGGACTAACCAAGAGGATAATGCTGCTGAGGTATGTCCAGCCCTGAATGTTCCGAGCTAATTGCTGTTTTCTTGCTCCTAAGCAATATGTAAAATCACCTTTTCAATCTCAGGAGACGACCATGGCAGATGCCTGGTACGAGGTGCTGTCTGTGCTGCATTTGATGGCCATGGTCTGCTTGCTTCAGGCCAACACCCTGCTTCTCCCCAGGTCATACGGCGATGGCTACGCACCAAGAGTTTCCGGAGGTGCTACAACTGTTAACTGTACATCCGAGTGTCCTTGTCTTATAGGCTGTTGCTCCAAGTTTGTGCATTTTAATTAGATTCGTTGAAAAATATGGAAATGATCTGTTGTGCATTGAAGTATTCTGCCTGTAGTGTACATATGCTGATATGGTGACATATTTCCAATGTACAACAGAGAGCAGACGGGCCACTGTCGATGTTTTCTTGAAGGCAGCTGGATACTTAGCCTGCGCAATTCGGCATGTAATTCCGCAGATTCCACCCGAACTAAGGTTCTGTACACCTTGGGAAGCTTGCTCGTAGTGTTAGGCttcaatttaaaatttaaaa from Panicum virgatum strain AP13 chromosome 7N, P.virgatum_v5, whole genome shotgun sequence includes the following:
- the LOC120683625 gene encoding uncharacterized protein LOC120683625 isoform X1 encodes the protein MGCGASSQKDAVGGPRRRPGSVGDVVVFLPGLRVPRSVDLAQALGGRLDRSIVERLSVLRARVVEMAMQESAAALKPRRKMAAARHGSSTASLLQALEDYLPILLGLVKEGSTLRHTVQFTWTNQEDNAAEETTMADAWYEVLSVLHLMAMVCLLQANTLLLPRSYGDGYAPRVSGESRRATVDVFLKAAGYLACAIRHVIPQIPPELRRQLPVDLVEGNLKALSLQALGQGVDMQLGLAIDSPKATLAVKRRLACEMVKYWQQVQESIPDLPGSDGWGKKHRLFVKWKYAEAKAAAYYFHGLILDEGNTEKSHGMAIAALQASEEFLKESKRVSEAFHATPPTSRSPTPFGTAKYMFDKIPKDASSKVRINQDLYAQEKVIGTPPPLPDFALALMPEDYDLPPLDPLWNKEDRRQ
- the LOC120683625 gene encoding uncharacterized protein LOC120683625 isoform X2, which encodes MGCGASSQKDAVGGPRRRPGSVGDVVVFLPGLRVPRSVDLAQALGGRLDRSIVERLSVLRARVVEMAMQESAAALKPRRKMAAARHGSSTASLLQALEDYLPILLGLVKEGSTLRHTVQFTWTNQEDNAAEETTMADAWYEVLSVLHLMAMVCLLQANTLLLPRSYGDGYAPRVSGESRRATVDVFLKAAGYLACAIRHVIPQIPPELRRQLPVDLVEGNLKALSLQALGQGVDMQLGLAIDSPKATLAVKRRLACEMVKYWQQVQESIPDLPGSDGWGKKHRLFVKWKYAEAKAAAYYFHGLILDEGNTEKSHGMAIAALQASEEFLKESKRVSEAFHATPPTSR